One window of Amaranthus tricolor cultivar Red isolate AtriRed21 chromosome 13, ASM2621246v1, whole genome shotgun sequence genomic DNA carries:
- the LOC130797417 gene encoding catalase-2-like: MDPYKFRPSSAHNSPYCTTNSGAPVWNNNSSMTVGSRGPILLEDYHLVEKLANFDRERIPERVVHARGASAKGFFEVTHDVSHLTCADFLRAPGVQTPIIVRFSTVIHERGSPETLRDPRGFAIKFYTREGNFDLVGNNFPVFFIRDGMQFPDMVHSLKPNPKSHIQENWRVMDFFSHHPESLHMFTFLFDDIGVPQDYRHMDGSGVNTYTLVNKAGKVHYVKFHWKPTCGVKSLLEHECIKVGGANHSHATQDLYDSIASGNYPEWKFFIQIIDPADEDKFDFDPLDVTKTWPEDILPLIPVGRLVLNKNIDNFFAENEQLAFCPSIVVPGIHYSDDKLLQTRIFSYSDTQRHRLGPNYLQLPVNAPKCSHHNNHYDGFLNFMHRDEEIDYFPSRYDPVCHAERYPIPSNILNGRREKQVIAKENNFKQPGERYRSMDPARQERFICRVVDALSDPRVTHEIRSIWISYWSQADKSLGMKLASRLNVRPTM; encoded by the exons ATGGATCCTTATAAA TTTCGTCCATCAAGTGCACACAATTCACCTTACTGTACAACCAATTCTGGTGCACCTGTATGGAATAACAATTCTTCTATGACTGTTGGAAGCAGAG GTCCCATTCTTTTAGAGGATTATCACCTGGTAGAAAAGCTTGCCAACTTTGACCGAGAGCGTATCCCAGAACGTGTTGTTCATGCCAGGGGAGCAAGTGCAAAGGGATTTTTTGAAGTTACTCATGATGTTTCTCATCTGACATGTGCTGATTTCTTGAGGGCTCCTGGTGTCCAGACCCCTATCATTGTTCGTTTCTCCACTGTTATTCATGAACGTGGCAGTCCTGAAACCCTCAGGGACCCTCGTGGTTTTGCTATAAAGTTCTACACCAGAGAG GGTAACTTTGATTTGGTGGGGAACAATTTCCCTGTATTTTTCATTCGTGATGGAATGCAATTCCCTGATATGGTGCACTCCCTCAAGCCCAATCCTAAATCCCACATCCAGGAGAACTGGAGGGTCATGGATTTCTTCTCTCACCATCCTGAGAGTTTGCACATGTTCACCTTCCTCTTTGATGATATCGGAGTTCCTCAAGACTACAGGCACATGGATGGCTCAGGTGTTAACACATATACTCTGGTTAACAAGGCTGGCAAGGTACACTATGTGAAGTTCCACTGGAAGCCAACATGTGGAGTAAAGTCCTTGTTGGAGCACGAATGCATCAAAGTTGGAGGAGCTAATCACAGCCATGCTACTCAGGACCTCTATGACTCAATTGCATCTGGGAACTATCCCGAATGGAAATTTTTCATCCAGATAATAGACCCAGCTGATGAAGATAAATTTGACTTTGATCCATTAGATGTTACAAAGACATGGCCTGAAGACATTTTACCTCTGATTCCTGTGGGTCGTCTAGTCTTGAACAAGAACATTGACAACTTTTTTGCTGAGAATGAGCAGTTGGCCTTTTGCCCTTCTATTGTTGTTCCTGGTATCCACTACTCTGATGACAAACTACTTCAGACTAGGATTTTCTCATACTCGGATACCCAAAGACACCGTCTTGGTCCCAACTATCTGCAACTTCCAGTTAATGCACCCAAGTGTTCTCACCACAACAACCACTATGATGGTTTCTTGAACTTTATGCACAGAGATGAGGAG ATTGACTATTTCCCATCAAGATATGATCCTGTTTGTCATGCTGAGAGATATCCCATACCTTCAAACATTTTGAATGGAAGGCGTGAAAAg CAAGTGATTGCAAAGGAAAACAACTTCAAGCAGCCTGGAGAGAGATACAGATCTATGGACCCAGCCAG GCAAGAGAGATTTATTTGCAGAGTGGTTGATGCTTTATCTGATCCTCGTGTCACTCATGAAATCCGCAGCATTTGGATTTCTTACTGGTCTCAG GCAGACAAGTCTCTTGGGATGAAGCTCGCAAGTAGACTCAATGTGAGGCCAACCATGTGA
- the LOC130797418 gene encoding protein MAIN-LIKE 1-like, which translates to MAGNQGKGKGFFRGLLSGNRSRPTLLRGDPHERGVTGSARRARQEQAAIHSQAQRSSTLEQVRSRFERQSSLHSHTVGSGDDDTDYDESLSREESLGQDESACHPVDWTIVRGHAVKFKSRGQGSSGTSDQAGVSQAEDAAPRGRRRSQSADTDWLITSAQPGGPVDTTLIPSYGGHVAKAIFEGSERTPPILECRARKKTLDSIIRLQDMSDELYRVLPGTPLGRLPYIMHQHIDSALITAFVERWQPDTNTFHMPWGEMTIMLHDVQRILGIGIDGSLPVQPSDNEWQLGLAGLFGMPLSELRAKGHFTSGSINVGALLQLCHRSQSMDTQRTAYYMAIVGSTLLVDKTRVGMRPHPVVTVTADEADIAWGAVTLAHMYRQLGMATRTGCKTIAGCLTLLQTWIYEYFPAFRPHPRQADMPNKTRAEMWSPPKPIRELSRLIDCRSILDAMTEAQVEWTPYLTYDRSLLNEHPRTSYIGGITCFDIVEVYLPERTVRQLGFAQEIPPAPLRPTQALRPAQGSYSVTFASSCMFTEMWSRFPYCARVVEQAQRRASVPSEAAPDYVDWFRVSSHCFLIPGEGPAAAFGAADNRVEYFAAEFPTRLAPLLRMPAIAQMTPRERDAADMYLEDLRELFSEWQECRGRSPL; encoded by the exons atggctggaaatcaaggtaaaggaaaagggttttttagaggtttattaagcggcaatagatctaggcctactttactgagaggtgatccccatgagaggggggttacgggatctgcaaggcgagcaaggcaagaacaagcggccatacatagtcaggcccaacgttcaagtaccctagagcaagtgcgtagtcgctttgagcgccaaagtagcctacatagtcatacggtcggctcaggtgacgatgatactgattacgacgagtctcttagtcgggaagagtctcttggtcaggatgagtctgcatgtcatcctgttgattggacgATCGTAAGAGGCCATGCTGTTAAGTTCAAGAGTAGAGGGCAGGGCTCGAGTGGCACTTCTGATCAGGCAGGAGTAAGCCAGgctgaggatgcggctccacgggggaggaggcgATCGCAGTCCGCGGACACGGACTGGTTAATCACATCagcccagcccgggggccctgttgatactactttaatacccagctacggtgggcacgtagcaaaggctatatttgagggatcggagcgcacccctccgattttggaatgtCGTGCTCGGAAGAAAACGTTGGATTCAATCATTAGActtcaggacatgtctgatgaatTGTACAGAGTGTTACCTGGTACTCCCCTTGGTCGGCTGccgtatataatgcaccagcacatcgacagtgctctcattacggcatttgtggaaaggtggcagcctgacacgaacaccttccacatgccgtggggggagatgaccataatgttgcacgacgtgcaacgcatcttgggaattggcattgacggttcacttcccgTGCAACCGTCTGATAATGAATGGCAGCTTGGCCTGGCCGGCCTTTTTGGTATGCCATTGTCGGAGCTGCGTGCGAAGGGGCACTTCACAAGCGGCAGCATTAATGTTGGTGcactgttgcagctatgccaccgttctcagtctaTGGATACTCAACGTAccgcctactacatggctatagtaggttccacgttgctcgtggataagactagagtcgggatgcgTCCTCACCCTGTTGTTACTGTTACCGCTGATGAGGCTGATattgcttggggtgcagtgacgcttgctcacatgtatcgccaactgggtatggcgacaaggactgggtgcaagactattgctggttgcctgacactgttgcagacatggatttacgagtacttcccagccttccgcccccatccGCGTCAAGCTGACATGCCGAACAAGACAAGGGCAGAGATGTGGTCCCCGCCGAAGCCAATCCGCGAGCTGAGCAGACTGATAGACTGTAGGAGCATACTGGATGCCATGACAGAGgcacag GTGGAGTGGACTCCGTACTTGACTTATGATAGGTCtttattgaacgagcacccacgTACCTCGTATATCGGTGGTATCACCTGTTTCGATATCGTGGAGGTCtatttgcctgagaggacagtgAGGCAGCTCGGTTTTGCACAGGAGATTCCCCCGGCTCCGctgagacctacccaagctcTGCGACCAGCACAGGGCTCCTACTCAGTTACATTCGCTTCTTCCTGTATGTTTACggagatgtggagtaggttcccttaCTGTGCCCGCGTAGTGGAGCAGGCACAGCGTCGCGCatcggttccatcagaggctgcccCGGATTACGTggactggtttagagtgtcttccCACTGTTTTCTTATCCCAGGTGAAGGACCTGCTGCTGCGTTTGGTGCTGCTGATAACAGAGTCGAATAT TTTGCTGCTGAATTTCCAACTCGACTTGCACCATTGCTCAGGATGCCAGCTATTGCTCAAATGACGCCTCGGGAAAGAGATGCTGCTGATATGTATTTAGAGGATCTTAGAGAGTTGTTTTCCGAATGGCAAGAGTGTAGAGGGCGCAGCCCCTTATAG